The genomic stretch ACTATTATGCCCTTAGTTAATAATTTCTTTACAAATAAAAAAGGGCaatttggtaactaacaaaatcacatATCACTTTTTCAACCTTTCAATAACCAAGCGCTAATTGTCGGCCTCTCATTGGTCCAACTATTCAATAACCAACTTTTTCTCCCCAACACActtcttctctctcttacttaaattttcaaatttctttcacatttcattttcccacactttcttactttcattttaattttttttcatttaatcacaaaaattattaataatctatttttttaactttaataaaattaaatatttatttatctcacgggtcactattaatacaatatttaatttattttaatcgatcattacacactttctctttcttaattaaaatttcaaatttctctcaaattttcttcccacactttcttactttcattttatttttttttctctatttatgtatcaactctaaaaaataatttattttttaattttaataaaattaaaaatattgtaatatcacgggtcactatcaacataatacttattttattttaatcaatcattgtttttattagagagataatatccttatttttaattttcttttcttttcttcatttcaagatttttttaaaagattatttaatacaattaaattcatatgattattgttcattttacatttgtatttaaatatattttatatcggatcaaataaattttttatttcacgggtcattatcaacaaagtatctattttattttaatcaacaattactataaattgagagataatttttatttttaaatgttaaaatttcatttttttttttatcttcatcttctagattttttttttttatataattatttaatataattaaatttatatatttttcatttgtaattaaatcatttattaaaaatttatatgtatctaattaatttcatacaatattaaataaatttacccgtgcgggtATGTTACTAGTTTACcttttaaaaatctaaaatttggAAGAGataactaaaatataattataaattattccaGTCAAATCCAAACTAAAATTCTGAAGAACAATTCTTTTGGTAGGTCGAAATGTTTACTAAAAGTGATTCAGCACTTTGGAAATAAAGCTTATGACACCATCATTCGCACTAAAACATTGATAAAAGCGCAACATTGAATCATTGTAACTTGTAATTATTTTTCCTTCCCGATATtcttaaactattttttattccTACCTCTAAAAAAAACACACAACCACTATCCATGGTTTTTAACATACTTTTCATCACTAGTATTAGAATACTAGTATAGTAGTATTATTATGGATGAAACTTCATTAAAGAAAACCATGTTCAATATGATGATCTAAGCAAAAATAAACAACGGCTTGTATGATAAAATACAACTCATGCACACAAAATGTCAAAAACTGTCAATTGCAACTTAACAAATCACTCAGTTATTATATTATAGGAACAGAAGAAGGAACCAAaactttgaataaaataaatctcATACAATCTCCCTGTTGACATGACAAGCACCATCTAgtcatttatttttctcaatcataAACTACTTCCACTGCTATAAAATCAAAAATGTTATGCCGGAAATTCTCGATAAAGAATACAACTTTTGCAACGGACGTTTAAAAAAGGGATGAGGCGTGGCCGGAAGATGATGACATTGCGGTTAGAACTTCCGTAACAGATCCCATGACGCTCAAAGCCGCTTTCAGAACCTCTTGAGGACACCCTGGCTTTACAATGGTTCGGACCTAGCAACAAAGAAAAAATCGCATGAGATGCAATGATATGATTGAATTGCGGAGTAAGAGTGTATGCAAGAGTTAATTGTCAAGACCTGTTCAAGATACTCCTGAAGTTTCTTAATGCGACCCATGTAGTCTTGGTCTTCGACATTAAGAGTTATAGGCTTTGCATCTGCACCAGGACCATCATACTGAAGCGGACCTGGATTTCTGTAAATATCATCCACAAGGAAGCTTGTCGCTTTGCTACGCAACAGCCTGCAATTAAGAACATGCATCAGTGACTTGACTAGCAAGAAATATAGATTCAGGCATATGCATAAAATATGACTAGTCGTCTTACTCGTATGCTTTGCCTCTCAGATCCACAGTAGCTGGATGGATAGCAGGTTTTCCGATTGATGTAGCTCCGGGATTTGGGGACCAACGTTTCACCGTCATCATAGACTGAATTTCATTGcaaacacacaaaactataaaCACTCTATCTATAACATTGATACATACTATAAAAAACCAGGATGAAAAATCACTAAACACGGGAGGGAGGTAAGCGGAAAAAAACATACTGAAATTGGAGCGGCACCACATTTCCACTTGTTTACAGGATTCTTCAAGTTAGTTACAGTTGCCATGTATCCATTCAAACCAGCAGCCAGTATGTGGTAGCAGATGTGTCCAAGAACCTGCGATATTATCAATCAACGAGTATATTAATCAAACACTGATGCCGTTTAACAAGATGAACTAATCAAAGGCAACTAAATcaacatacatatgcataatcaCTGTCAAACTTCGATGGAAGGGATCCTCGAGCTTGATATCCAAAAAAGTGGCAAATGGcgttgaatttctttcccttgtaTGTGCCTTCTTTCTGACGCTTGTTTATCTCAAATTCCACAAGGTACGCTAGAAGTTTCTCGGTCTCAATCTACAAGGTGTCGAAAAGTAAGGACAACAAGGACATGAAGGAGCTGAAAGTATAGCAAATAACATAAACAGCAAAGCATCTGGTGATTATTATTTACCTGAGACAACTGTGCTGAGTCATCAGATTCAGGGTAAAGGAGCAGCTGCAACAATGAAAGTTCACGGTTAGAACAAAGTTGGATTGTTGATAAAGTTCAGCAAAATAATTACTTGTTTACCTGTCTCCTGATAAATGGGGGTAGAAACTCAAATAAAGCAGAAGCCCATGGTGAAAGCTGAACAGATATCTTGTCAGCAGCAACACCTTGTCGGAGTAACCCGTGAATTTCCTGAAATACAAAAGGGGTTTTCCAAGAATGGATTAAGATTACATTCTTTATCATATGCATAAGAATAAGATAAGCACGGAGTTGAGTTGTTTATCCAAATAGAGACAAATTGTGTTTTCTGAAGCTTCAACAGACTCAAATGGCTTTAAGAAACACACAGATGTATGAATACTTTAATGGACGAGAGATTCAAATGTTCACTATTTGGCTGAGGTTTACCTTTAAGAGTGCATAAACTTCAGGAATGCTCTCAATCAGACCTTCTGGAAGGAGGATTACTCCGTGATATTTGTCTGAGAAAAGCATAGGAATATGATCTCAGAACTCAAAAGatcgaaagagaaaaaaaaaaaagactaggTGGAAATAATTTAGATAATTCAAACCTTGCTCTGCTCTAGCCTGAATTGCGTCAGAAATCTTTCGTGAAATTTCAAAAAGGGTAAGCTTTGATTGAGCAACCTCCTCACCAAGAATTACCTGAATAGAGTAATAGTAAAGTATAGTTTGTCAGCATCAGACAATTGCGCAATCGGTCAAAAGTGAAATGATATAGGATATTAGAACATACCATGTTTGGATGGGACTGAAGAGTGCATTCCAAAGCAACATGTGATGCCTTGCGTCCCATCAGACGAATGAAATAATAATACTAGCAAGGAAAACTCAGTCAGAAAGGTACTTCAAATGaaaaggtgtttgtatgttttcaCAAGGAAATTAGAGTCCTTACCTTCTCTGCAGAGAGAGCATCGGTGCAGACATTGCTAATGAGCTGAGAATTCACctgaatgaaaaaagaaaatattcacGTATAATTAATTTGTTCGTTATTTCTTAGCTTTCATTTTCAATTTAAAGTATAAAGTAAATCAAATATATTGAATTCAATTCCATGTTAATGCTGAAACATGTTTAAACAAGAGTTCTCGCCCTGAtaggaaaataccttgcaaatTGTATCAAAACCAACATTTGTTTCCACAAACTGGTTTTTAAGATCTCCATTTGAGGTCACGGGAACACCAACCACCTGCAGAATCAAAACAACCATGATGATCAGCAAAATTAGTTACTGAAATTGTACACTGAAATATAATATTCGGTTAAACAGATAAATTAATTGAACAAATACTAGTTTCTAGAATGACCGGGTCATATACCTTTGTGGGGCATTTCGCAATAGCAAATGTCTCTGCAAGCTGAGCAGCATCCGTGTTGGATGTCACACCTGAAATAAAACGAAGGTCATGATTTAGAAACACCCTTTAAAGATGTGATGCGACCGTAACCATACAGGAAGATCAATGAAGAAGTATACCTCCAATGATGACAAGACCATCAAGTTTCAAATTGTTGCATGCAGCAAGTGCGGCATTGACTTGTTCAGTTGTCTTAATTTGATCTTTTGTACGCCCAAGCAAATCATAACCACCTAAACAAAGAAACAATCATAGTCCAATAATAAAAGGTTAAAAAAAATCTATGACAAATGATTGGCTAATCAGAACAACTGCTTCATTTGCCTAAACCAACCTTGATTTTTGTATGTGGCGAGAACACTGTCAGTTATCTCCAAAGTTTTCTGGGCAAATAGACCTTCTGAACCACCTAAAAAAAGGAGGAAAAGAATATGCAGACCTAGTTACTCAGCTTTCTATCAAATATCTCTATTTCATGGTCAATAATATAATAAACTGTGAAGCAATGACACAGATACGAAAGCCAGACACGAAAACCTGACACAAAAtcaaacaacagcaacaacaacaaccaaactacataatgttctatccaggatcatgcttctatccaaaaaaaatgaagttaatAAAGAACGAAAGTTAAGAAGAGTAGTGCAAATTACCAAGAAATCCAAGCAAAACATTCTTAGGGTTGTGAATATTGAGAGCAGAGTGAAGCCCCCAAATAACATTGTGTCCACCAGGAGATTGTCTACCACAAAAAACAATTCCAACCCTGCACCaccacaccaacaacaacaacaacaacagaatttgttaaaattcaaatcacacaaaa from Vicia villosa cultivar HV-30 ecotype Madison, WI linkage group LG4, Vvil1.0, whole genome shotgun sequence encodes the following:
- the LOC131600091 gene encoding pyrophosphate--fructose 6-phosphate 1-phosphotransferase subunit alpha-like encodes the protein MDSDYGIPRELSDLQKLRSLYQPELPPCLQGTTVRVEFGDATTTADPADEPSISRSFPNTYGQPLAHFLRASAKVADAQIITEHPPIRVGIVFCGRQSPGGHNVIWGLHSALNIHNPKNVLLGFLGGSEGLFAQKTLEITDSVLATYKNQGGYDLLGRTKDQIKTTEQVNAALAACNNLKLDGLVIIGGVTSNTDAAQLAETFAIAKCPTKVVGVPVTSNGDLKNQFVETNVGFDTICKVNSQLISNVCTDALSAEKYYYFIRLMGRKASHVALECTLQSHPNMVILGEEVAQSKLTLFEISRKISDAIQARAEQDKYHGVILLPEGLIESIPEVYALLKEIHGLLRQGVAADKISVQLSPWASALFEFLPPFIRRQLLLYPESDDSAQLSQIETEKLLAYLVEFEINKRQKEGTYKGKKFNAICHFFGYQARGSLPSKFDSDYAYVLGHICYHILAAGLNGYMATVTNLKNPVNKWKCGAAPISSMMTVKRWSPNPGATSIGKPAIHPATVDLRGKAYELLRSKATSFLVDDIYRNPGPLQYDGPGADAKPITLNVEDQDYMGRIKKLQEYLEQVRTIVKPGCPQEVLKAALSVMGSVTEVLTAMSSSSGHASSLF